CTGGAATAACTGCTGTTGTTCCCTTCCCGTTAAAGACTACATTCCTATTTGCAGTATTAGGAGGAAGAATGTTTTTAATAACTTTCCCTTCAGTAACAATATCACAAGGCAAAGCTTTAGACATAGAGGAATCCCATGCAATAATATTTTTATAGGTTTTATACATAATTACTCTCTCCAACTAGCTATATATTCTTCTTGTTCTGGTGTCATTCTTTCAATTTCCACTCCTAATGTTTCAAGTTTTAAAGAAGCTATTTCCTTGTCTAGTTCTTCAGGGACAGGGTGTAATCCTGGAGATAATCTATTTTGAGACATATAAAGAACAGACAAAAGTTGCATTGCAAAGCTAAGGTCCATAATTTCTACAGGATGACCGTCAGCTGCAGCTAAATTTACAAGACGCCCCTCTCCCAAGACATGTAAATTCTTCCCATCCGCAAGAATATATGTTTCTATATTATCTCTTGTTTTTCTTACTTTTGCTGCTATTTTTTTTAGGTCTGGGATACATACTTCAACATCAAAATGTCCTGCATTTGTGAGCAAAGCACCATCCTTCATGTTTAAAAAATGTTCTTTTCTTATTACTTTAATATTACCGGTAACAGTAATAAATATATCTCCAAGTCGTGACGCGTCATTCATGTTCATTGTCTCATATCCATCCATTAAAGCCTCTAAAGCTTTATGTGGATCAATTTCAACGACAACAACACGTGCCCCTAAACCTGATGCTCTACGTGAAACACCCTTCCCGCACCAACCATAACCAACAACAACTACTATTTTACCTGCAACTATAAGATTTGTAGTTCGAAGTATAGCATCCCAAACAGATTGACCTGTGCCATAGCGATTATCAAATAAATGCTTACTTCGTGCGTCATTTACTGCCAACATAGGAAAGGGCAATACTCCTTCACTTGCCATTGCTTTAAGTCGCTTAATTCCTGTTGTAGTTTCTTCACACCCTCCTAATATTTCAGGAATAAGCTCTTTATGTTCTCTTATAATCATTGAAATGACATCTGCCCCATCATCAATAATTATATTAGGATGCCAAAGCAACACATTTCGTAAATTTTCATTGTACTCATCTGTTGTCATGTTATGTTTACTAAAAACGTGAATGCCATATTCAACTAGAGCTGCACATACAGGGTCTTGTGTAGATAAAGGATTGCTACCAGCTGCCACAACAGTTGCACCTAATTCATTAAGCACTTTAAGTAAACAAGCCGTTTTGGCTTCAAGATGAAGACAAGCTCCAATTGTAATTCCTGCAAGAGGTTTTTCTTCCTGTTTTTTTTCAGCTAATAACTTGAGTACCGGCATATGCTCCCAAGCCCAATCTATCTTGATATGCCCTTCTTTTGCTAGTGTTATATCTGCTATATTAAATTCATTTTTCATTACAGTAACCTCCGTTTTTATTTGTTGTTATAAATTTTATCTTCAAATGGCGAAGATATAACTCCTCTCTCCGTTATAATGCTAGTAATTAGATGTGCTGGAGTTATGTCGAAAGACGGGTTCCAAACTGGAATTCTTTCTGGTATTACTGTTTTGTTGTTCATTTTTCTTACCTCATCTGATGAACGTAATTCTATTGAGATACATTTGCCTTCAGGGCAGTTTAAATCAAAAGTACTTGTAGGCGCAGCTACATAAAATGGAACTTTATGTTCTTTGGCAACTATTGCAAGTGAGTATGTACCAATTTTATTGGCCACATCTCCATTAGATGCTACTCTATCTGCACCAACAATGACTGCATCAATTCTTTGAGTAGACATTAAAAAGGCCGCCATAGAGTCACAAATAACAGTAATATCAAATCCTTCTTCATATAATTCAAATGAGGTAATAAGGCCTCCTTGTAACCTAGGTCTAGTCTCGCTTATAAAAACGGAGATTGTTTTGTTATTTTCTTTTGCTGCTCTTATAACTCCCAATGCAGTCCCATATCCAGCTGTAGCGTAAGAACCAGCATTACAGTGCGTTATAACCGTAGCACAAGGAGGTAAAAGTTCTTGACCATAGTTTGATAATGTTTTATTAATTTCGATATCTTCTTTATAAATTTTATCCGCTTCTTTTTCAAAAATTTCATAAATTTTTTTGTTATTTTGATTCTCATAGAATATTTTTGACATTCGATCCAATGACCAATGAAGGTTAACTGCGGTTGGACGTGTTTTCGAGAGGCTATAGATTGCATTTTCTATATAAGACTTATTGTTAGTATAAGAGGAAAGAAGTACTCCATATGCCGCAGCTATGCCAATAGCAGGAGCTCCCCTTACCGTCATATTCTCTATTGCTGTTACGACGTCACTATATTTATTACAATCAATGTACTTTATTTCATATGGTAGGCATCTTTGATCCAATAAACGTAAAACTCGTTTATTAGATATCCATTCAATAGCTCTTGGAATCATAGGATTTTAATCCCCTTTATGTTTATTAGTCTTTAAAATAATCTTTTTTATTGTTGCTTCCAATAAGGTGTTTTGTGATTCTATATATATAATGTCTCCTACTTTTAATAAACTTGGATCTTTTATTACATTTCCTAAACTATCTTTGGAGATTGAATATCCTCTATTTAATATATTCCTAGGAGAAGATGAATTAATTAAAGTTTCAATTGATTTTAATTTTGTTTCAAAATTATGAATTTTAAAGACAATTAGATCTTTAAAATTTATGTATTTGTTTTTTAAATTATCAAAAGCGGGCTCAAGATATCCTTTTTGCAAATTAATAATCAGACTTTCTTCCCTAAAAATTAAAATATCTACTAAGCGTTTCACTCTTTGTTGCGTTGAAACAAAGATTCTTTCTTTATAGTTTTGTAAATACTTCTGAATTTCCTTCGTATCAGGGAAAATATGCTCAGCGACACTAGAAGGTGTTGGAGAACATAAATCCGCAGCTAAGTCAGAAAGGGTGTTGTCTATCTGATGTCCAAGACCCGTCACTACTGGAATTGGAGAATAAAATATTGCACGAACAACATCTTCATTATCAAAAACATCTAGGTCGTCCCTACTTCCACCACCTCTAATAAGAACGATTAACGATAAATTTGGGATAAAACGGCACTTATTCAAAGCAGATAATATTTCACCTTGTGCATCAATTCCCTGCATAAGACTTGGAATAATAACAAGATCTGAATTTGGATAGCGTATCGATGATATTTTTAAAAAATCTTGTAGAGCAGCTCCGGAAAGAGAGGTTATTATGGCTAGCTTTTCGGGATATTTAGGAATAAGCAATTTCTTTTGAGGATCAAAAATGCCTTCTTCCTCGAGCCTTACTCTTAACATCTCTTTTGCTCTAGCTTTTGCACCTGCCCCAATGGGAAAAACAACATTGGCATAAATCTGGTAGGAACCCCTTGCTCCATATATGTCAATTCTTCCTTTAACAAGTACTTCATCTCCATCTTTGGGCCATGTTATTACGGAAGAAGCATTAGAGCGGAATAAAACACAAGACACCCGAGTTTCACTTCCGAGAAGTGAAAAGTAGGTATGTCCACTCGTATGGCGCTTAAAACCAAGAATTTCTCCTCTAACGTTCACATCTTGCAGGGCACTTACAGAGGATATTGTATCCCTTAGTATCCCTGTCATTTCATCTACTGTAATGACTTTGCTGTTAACAGAAGAACTCACTGATAAATTACTCCGTCTTTTCTTTCCTTACGATACGACCCAACACGCCATTCACGAATCGTCCAGAATTTGATGTTCCATAAATTTTTGACAGTTCAACAGCTTCGGAAATCGCAACGGCAATTGGAACACTTTTAGAAATAAGCCCCTCATAAAGAGCTAATATTATTGCGACCTTGTCTACGGTAACCATACGCTCTAGGCGCCAACCTATGATATTATTTCTTAATAATGAGAACACTTCATCTATGTTGTTATATATGCCACGAACGAGACTAAAAGCATAGGCAAAGACCTCTTCTGCTTCTTCGCTCTCTGTAGAGAATAACTTCCCTGATATATCATTATTGCTATTTTTATCATTTAAAAAAACATTTTCTTCATCTTCTAACCAATATTCTGTTGATTCATAAAGAGAAATTGCCATTTCGACATCCAATTCGCTTCTAATATCAAGCTGATATAGCAATTGTAAGGCTATTTCTCGAGATTTTCTACGCAATTTTGATATGTTTTTATTTTCCAATCCGTCATCCCCAAATACGTTGTTTAATTTTACTAAGATACTTTTGTCCATCAGAGGTTAGTAATAGCCATGATGTGGCGTATCCTATTATAAGAGCAATAAAAGACATTATAATCCCCTTAATTCCCAAATTTACTAAAGCTGTAAGAGCAGCTAAGAGAGCACCCCAAAATATTGGAAGTTCCCAAATCGGGGTAAGATGTGGGTTATCTTGAGGAGAAATATCCAACCAATTTATCTGAACATCAATTCCAGAAGAGATAAAGATATCTGATATTTTTTTTTCAAAATTTGACCGCAAATCTATTAAATCTGAGGCAGGCTTTGAGATATGAATACTAAGTAGATTCTTCTCTCCAAGAAATGAAATTTCTTGGAGAGAAGAATCCTTAGGCAACTCTTTATTAATTAATTGCTTGATTCCATCACTATCAAGCCAAATTTTTCCGTTTTTTGTTGTACGCCAGAAAAAAAACACAGGTAACACTCCTTAATATTTGAGGTCGATTCCCAAAACTGGAAGCGACCTCAAATAGTGATTATAAGTTAAAGTTCTCCGTTTAGGGGCACAGGTGTAAAATCTTTATCCGAGAGCCCAGATTCGATAGTTTTTTTATTTATAAAAGATATTCCCTGTACATATATATTTACACTTTTTAATTGATAACCGGTTGTTTGTTCAACCTGTCTTTTAATTGACTCTTGAAGATCCCAACATATATCGGGTATGCGTAATCCATATTTTACTAAGACATACGCATCAATTACAATTTCAGGTACATCAGCTTCTGAAATTGTAACCCTTATTCCATTTGTGGTCTTTCGTCCTAGTCGAAGGTTCGCCATTAGCCCTGGATTAGAAGGGAAAACACCTTCTACAGTATTTAATGCGTTCATAGCGAGATGAGCGATTACATCTTCAGAAACGCGTACGTTCCCTTCATAATTCGGTTGACTAATAGCGTCTTCTTTTCTTTCCAATAAAAGTTGCTCATTATCTTTTAATATTTCATCCTTATTAGATGCCATAGTCATTTGAGAACCCCCAATACTTTTAAACACACATATATAATATATTAATTAGGTTCGGGGACCTTAAATCCCTTTCCGCAATGAGGGCACACTAAATCTTCATCTTCTTCATATAATGCTGGCTCGAAATAAAATCCTTCTTCACAGTAAGGACATTTCACAGAAGCATATTCCTCTTCATCAAACTCTTCATAATCATATTCGTCGTCGTCTTCATCGTAATCATCCTCATCTTCTAAAAGGAGATCAAGTTCATCTTCAATTTCCGAAACATCTTCATCTAACTGCTCTAAATAATCATTCAAGTCTTGATGCAAGTTTTCATGATCTTCAATAGCTTCTGCTAACGAGTCTAGTGAATCGACTAAAGCCTTATAAAACTTCTGACTTTCAGGAGTATCTGCCAAATTTTGTCCATCGATAAGACCCTTTAAATAAGATATTTTTTCACGTGCACACATGTTAAACCCTCCTGTCATATTACCTATAATTGAAGTAATAGGTTATTTTTTTGCTCTTTCCAAATATTCGCCTGTCCTTGTATCAACTAATATATACTCCCCTGTCTCAATAAAAAAAGGAACTGTTACGACGAGTCCTGTTTCCGTAGTGGCCGGTTTACCACCTCCGGAAGCTGTATCACCCTTAAATGGAGGTGGAGTGTCTTGAATTTTTAAAGTTACAGATGTTGGAAGCTCAATTCCAAGAATTTTTCCTTCATATAAATCAAAGCTTACTTCCAAATCATCTATAAGATATTTTATAGCATCTCCTAAAGTCTCGGGCGATAGAGAAACATGATCGTATGATTGCAAATCCATAAATATATAGTCATCTCCATCTTTGTATTGATATTGAGCTGGCGTTTCATCAAATATAATGCGCTCAAATCGTTCCCCGGATTTAAACGATTGTTCTATAATGGAACCTGTCTCTAGGTTACGAAACTTTCCTCTAACAATAGCACCACCTCGTCCCATTTTATGATGAGAACACTCTACAATCAACCACATACCATTATCCCATTTTATTTTTAATCCTGGGCGAAAATCACTTGTATCTACTTCTTGTGCCATCATATTCCCTCCTATATCTTCAAAATACAACAATATATTTGTTGTAGCACATCTCCATTAGAAGCCTTATAAAAATAATAATTTTTTAGCTATTTGTTTTTATTAATTGTCTCTCACTTGCAGAATTTATAAAAGTATTTTGGTTAAGCTCATTAGTTAAAACTAGAACTTCTTTATTTAATTGTAATTGTACTTTATCATCTTGATTCAGCTTGACAAAAACGTTTAGAAAATAATGGCGAACATCATATTTTTTATTATTCAATTCTAATGTATGCGGCTCAATAAAAATTGTTTCAGATAAAATGATTTCGGGTGTTTGTGTAGCGTAATTAGCATCTACCACATATGCTTTTATCTCATTCACATCGTTTCCCTTAAAAAGAGGCTCTAACAGATGAGATGGAGTATGAAAAACGGAATGTATATTTGGCACATTGTCACAATTTACGTTTCCAGACAAGGGTATTTCTCCGTTTTTTATAGAATCCGAAAACCATTTTTCAGTAATTGCAAATGATTGTTTTGCAATATTTTCTCTAGTTAAAGAATTTATTACAATCGAATGACCTTCAAACGTCTTATTAACTACTGTTAATGCCAGTATCATTGTTCCCAAAGCAACCGATAAGAGTATTATCGATGTTACTAAAATCATTCCTTCTAATCTTTTGCAAACAAAAGATTTTCTGAAAGACAATTGGGCAACCTCCAAACTGTTTTATATACATAAAGCTGATAAGTTGATTTAATAACACTCCATTCACTTTCTAATTCAGGAAAACACCTTTCAATTCCTATAATTTTTTTGTAGTCATTATATTGAAATTTCCCTCTCGAAAGTATGTAGATTGTGATAAAATTTTTATTATTATCTAAATAAAACCTTATGTCCTGTATCCCGTCAACTCTTGGTTGATCACCAGATATCTTATAATCATTTGTATATAAAATGGCATTCTTACAAAAAACTTTTAAAGCCGATAAAAGGTACATTTTATCATTTTTATAAAGCTGGAAATATTCATCATTTAAATAACTCTCTACTTCAAGAAAATACCTATCACTACTAACCCATCGAACGACCAAAGGATTAGCATTAGGGAAAGAACTTCTAAATACTATACAGTTTTTTATGTTGTTTGGAGCACCGCTATTTGATGCAACAATAGTATTTTTATCTATTTTTTTTGTAAATGATATTACCTTTCCTTGCTCCTTATATTTGAAGTTTGATTTTAATTTTTTATAATCACATTTAGCAAATACAATTCGTAATTCTGCATTTTCTAACCCCAAAGGGTTTTTCACAACACTAACGGGACCTGTCCAGTTAAAGGGCTGAAACCGACTATTCCCAAAAGATTGTTTATACCCATCCACATCTGTCGGCACTCCTAACCCACAGTAAAAAATAGGATAACGTAAAAGTGATACAACAGAAAAAGCCCTATTATAAGCTGCTCTATAATCTATAAGTTTGATTAAGTAATTTCCAGTTTGTTGTAAAAGGGTTAAGAAAAAAGGTATCAAGAATAAGAAGAAAAAAATAGAAATTAATATATCTACCAATGTAAAAGCAAAATTCCTACTCTTTCGTTGCCCAAATAATACTGTCTTTTTCTTCGCCAAAATAAGTTTCAAAATGGAATTCAATATTATAATCGCCTTCATCCAGTCCTATAATTTTGATAACATGCTTTTTATTTATACTCGATAGCTTTTCTGGTTTTGTTCCAGATAAAAGTCTTGTTAAACATTCCTGTTTTAATAATTCAATAGCAAGTTTATTCTCTATATGATCTTGAAGTTTAGCTGTTAGAGAAAAAGAAGAGGCAATTAAGGCTGTATATAACAAAAATATCGGAGATAATATAATAAATTCTATAAGAGTATACCCTTTATGTTTGTGCATCTTCTTAGTAAATATTTCTTTTTAGCTCTTGAATATCAAAACAACGCTTTATTGCGTCATCTTCAGTGATAATCCTCTCATTAACCATCCTCGCTAGGTCTTGATCCATTGTATGCATACCAAGAGAAAGTCCAGTTTGTAATGTATTTTTTATCTGAGAAGTTTTTGTTTCTCTTATATGATTACGTATTGCACTATTAGTTAATAACATCTCTGTAGCTGCTATTCTGCCTTTACCTGCAGCTAAAGGAACAAGTTGTTGGGACAATATTCCTAATAAAGTTGACGAAAGCTGGACTCTTATTTGTTGATGTTGGTAAGGAGGAAACACATCTATTATTCTGTCGATGCTTTGTGATGCATCTTGAGTATGTAGTGTTGTCAAAACAAGATGTCCTGTTTCTGCAGCGGTTATAGCAGCAGAAATAGTTTTAAAATCCCTTAACTCTCCAATTAAAATGACATCAGGATCTTCTCTCATAGCTCTTACTACTGCTTCAGCAAAACTATTGGTATCTCTACCAACTTCTCTCTGCCTAACAAAGGATTTTTCAGAAGTGTATAAAAACTCAATAGGATCTTCAATCGTTATTATATGCAAAGAACGTGTTTTATTTAATTTTTGTACCATTGCGGCAAGTGTTGTAGATTTACCTGATCCCGTAGGACCTGTTACTAAGAATAGACCTCTGTTTTTCTCCGTAATTTCATATATTGCTTTAGGCAAAAGGAGGTCTTCTATTGATTTAATTTCGTTATGAATTATACGTAAAACTAGGGCAGGATTCCCTTTTTCAAAAAAAAGTTTCCCCTAAACCTCTGATACTTGTTTTCTATTAATTCTAATGCGAAACTAAAGTCCAATTCTTTATCTTTATAGAATGTTTTTAATTGTTTTTCGTCTAATAGTGATTTTATAGTAGATTCCATATCTTTGTTAGTAAGAAAATCAAAATTTAAGCACCAAGTGAGTTCTCCATCAATTCTTATTGCTGGTCTTGTTCCCACACCTAAATGAATATCACTAGCAGACTTCTTTACACCTTCAATTAAAAGATTTCTTAAAAAAACACTATTCATAAACATTCTCCTAATCTGCAATAGTAATACTTAACATTTCTTCAATACTAGTTTCACCGTCTAAAACTTTTTCTAAAGCAGATTCTTTCAACAATTTCATTCCTTTTTTACAAGCATATTCTCTTATTTTATCTACTGACTCATTATTATTTATCATTTCACGCAATGTTGTATCTACAATCATAAGTTCAGAAACAACGGTTCTTCCACTGTAAGCGGTATATCGACAAGCTGGACAACCAACGGGGTTATATATTTTTGTGTCTTTGGGAATTCCAAGCTCTTCTGCAAGTTTTGGAGGTACAACATCTTTTTCTTTACAGTTTGGACATAGCTTTCTAACCAATCTTTGAGCCAAAACGCCACGCAATGAAGAGGATAAAAGATAAGCTGGAATATCCATGTCTAAAAGCCTGTCAATTGCTGAAGGTGCATCATTGGTGTGCAAGGTACTTAAAATAAAATGCCCTGTTAAAGCAACCCTTACCGCCAGTTGGGCAGTTTCTGTATCACGAATCTCACCTATCATAAGCTTATCTGGGTCTTGTCTAAGTATAGACCTTAAAGTGTTACTAAAAGTTACATCTATTTTCTCGTTAACTTGTATTTGTGTTATTCCTGGAATTGTATACTCAACTGGGTCTTCAAGAGTAATAACATTAACTGATGGTGTGCTGATGATTTCCAGTATCGAATATAATGTTGTAGATTTTCCACTCCCAGTTGGTCCAGTTATTAAAAAAATCCCATGTGGTGATGTTATGACTTTATTAAGCCTTTCTATTAAGTCCGGTTCAAATCCCAGTTTCTCCATACCTATATTTTCATTACTTTGATCAAGTATTCGTAATACTATTTTCTCTCCAAATATTGAAGGCACAGTGGAAACTCTTAAATCTATCCTTTTCTCCCCTTCTTTTATTAATATCCTACCATCCTGTGGACGTCTTTTCTCTGATATATCCATATTCGAAAGTATTTTTATGCGAGAGACAAGGGGTGGGTGTAAATTTTTAGGTATCTCGAAACTTGAAAACATAGTTCCGTCTATTCTAAAACGAACTAGCGTGTTTCGCTCTGATGGTTCTATATGAATATCCGAAGCTTTTTCCTTAACTGCTTGTTCAAGAATACTACTTACAAGCTTTACAACTGGTGCATCAGTACTAAAAAAAGAAGGTGTTTCCTGTGTTACTTCTGTTAAAACACTTCCTAGTTCATCTATTTTCTCGCTCGTATCATCTTGACGCTGTATATCAATTAAAGCTTCTTCCACACACATTTGCATTTTATAAAACGAAGTCAATCCTTTTTGAATATCTGAAATCGTAGCAACTTGTACTATGACTTCAAGTTGTGTCAGCATACGTATTTCATCTATGGCAAGTGTATCCATTGGATCTGACATCGCTATTACAATATGTTTTGAATCAGGCTTTTGAATTGGTATTACGTTTAAGCGTCTTGCCACGTTTTCAGGAACCAATGAAAGTAAATCCTGCGTGGGACACAATCTTACTAAAGAAACTAATGGTATATTTAGCTGATTAGATAAAGCCTCAGCTAGACGCAGTTCAGAGATATATCCTTTTTTTATAAGAATCTCTCCTAGCCTTTTAGGTGATGTTTCTTGTTCTTTTAAGGCTTCCTGAAGTTCATCTAGAGAGATAGACTCATCTTTTATAAGAAGCTCGCCAAGGCGTGTTACCTTCATTGAACTGTCCTTCATTTTAAGTTTGTTCTCCTATCTTCTATCTACTGGCTTAGACTCATTGAGGGCATATCATATACTTCTGCAGCTCCTGTTGGAACATCTAATATGTAAGGAACAACAATAAAAGCCATCTCCGTTTTTACATGCTTGTCGTTTCTTCCCTTAAATAATTCACCTAAAAGAGGAATTGAGCTTAGCACAGGAACTCTTGTAATTCCCTTAGTCTTTGTTTCTTGAAAAAGCCCACCTATGACAAATAATTCTCCGTTTCTTACTCTTATCTGAGTATTTACCTCACGCTTTGTTGTTTCCGGGGTTTCTGAGTTGCCCGTTTTTCTAAAACCTACGATTTCACCTGTAGCTATATTTAAGTCTAATGTAATAAATCCATCTCGTCCGACTGTCGGTGTTATTTCAAGCGTAGGACCAGTTTCCTCTTTTGTAAACTTAGGATTACGAGCATCATCAACGCCTGATTGATAAAGATAGTTATGAGTTAGTTTTATTAAAGCCTTACGTCCATCAAGTGCAACTACAGAAGGGTTAGCCAAAACCTTTCCCT
This is a stretch of genomic DNA from Synergistaceae bacterium. It encodes these proteins:
- a CDS encoding adenosylhomocysteinase — translated: MKNEFNIADITLAKEGHIKIDWAWEHMPVLKLLAEKKQEEKPLAGITIGACLHLEAKTACLLKVLNELGATVVAAGSNPLSTQDPVCAALVEYGIHVFSKHNMTTDEYNENLRNVLLWHPNIIIDDGADVISMIIREHKELIPEILGGCEETTTGIKRLKAMASEGVLPFPMLAVNDARSKHLFDNRYGTGQSVWDAILRTTNLIVAGKIVVVVGYGWCGKGVSRRASGLGARVVVVEIDPHKALEALMDGYETMNMNDASRLGDIFITVTGNIKVIRKEHFLNMKDGALLTNAGHFDVEVCIPDLKKIAAKVRKTRDNIETYILADGKNLHVLGEGRLVNLAAADGHPVEIMDLSFAMQLLSVLYMSQNRLSPGLHPVPEELDKEIASLKLETLGVEIERMTPEQEEYIASWRE
- the mtnA gene encoding S-methyl-5-thioribose-1-phosphate isomerase, giving the protein MIPRAIEWISNKRVLRLLDQRCLPYEIKYIDCNKYSDVVTAIENMTVRGAPAIGIAAAYGVLLSSYTNNKSYIENAIYSLSKTRPTAVNLHWSLDRMSKIFYENQNNKKIYEIFEKEADKIYKEDIEINKTLSNYGQELLPPCATVITHCNAGSYATAGYGTALGVIRAAKENNKTISVFISETRPRLQGGLITSFELYEEGFDITVICDSMAAFLMSTQRIDAVIVGADRVASNGDVANKIGTYSLAIVAKEHKVPFYVAAPTSTFDLNCPEGKCISIELRSSDEVRKMNNKTVIPERIPVWNPSFDITPAHLITSIITERGVISSPFEDKIYNNK
- the xseA gene encoding exodeoxyribonuclease VII large subunit is translated as MSSSVNSKVITVDEMTGILRDTISSVSALQDVNVRGEILGFKRHTSGHTYFSLLGSETRVSCVLFRSNASSVITWPKDGDEVLVKGRIDIYGARGSYQIYANVVFPIGAGAKARAKEMLRVRLEEEGIFDPQKKLLIPKYPEKLAIITSLSGAALQDFLKISSIRYPNSDLVIIPSLMQGIDAQGEILSALNKCRFIPNLSLIVLIRGGGSRDDLDVFDNEDVVRAIFYSPIPVVTGLGHQIDNTLSDLAADLCSPTPSSVAEHIFPDTKEIQKYLQNYKERIFVSTQQRVKRLVDILIFREESLIINLQKGYLEPAFDNLKNKYINFKDLIVFKIHNFETKLKSIETLINSSSPRNILNRGYSISKDSLGNVIKDPSLLKVGDIIYIESQNTLLEATIKKIILKTNKHKGD
- the nusB gene encoding transcription antitermination factor NusB; amino-acid sequence: MDKSILVKLNNVFGDDGLENKNISKLRRKSREIALQLLYQLDIRSELDVEMAISLYESTEYWLEDEENVFLNDKNSNNDISGKLFSTESEEAEEVFAYAFSLVRGIYNNIDEVFSLLRNNIIGWRLERMVTVDKVAIILALYEGLISKSVPIAVAISEAVELSKIYGTSNSGRFVNGVLGRIVRKEKTE
- a CDS encoding Asp23/Gls24 family envelope stress response protein, which gives rise to MTMASNKDEILKDNEQLLLERKEDAISQPNYEGNVRVSEDVIAHLAMNALNTVEGVFPSNPGLMANLRLGRKTTNGIRVTISEADVPEIVIDAYVLVKYGLRIPDICWDLQESIKRQVEQTTGYQLKSVNIYVQGISFINKKTIESGLSDKDFTPVPLNGEL
- the efp gene encoding elongation factor P, coding for MAQEVDTSDFRPGLKIKWDNGMWLIVECSHHKMGRGGAIVRGKFRNLETGSIIEQSFKSGERFERIIFDETPAQYQYKDGDDYIFMDLQSYDHVSLSPETLGDAIKYLIDDLEVSFDLYEGKILGIELPTSVTLKIQDTPPPFKGDTASGGGKPATTETGLVVTVPFFIETGEYILVDTRTGEYLERAKK
- a CDS encoding type II/IV secretion system protein, with the translated sequence MKDSSMKVTRLGELLIKDESISLDELQEALKEQETSPKRLGEILIKKGYISELRLAEALSNQLNIPLVSLVRLCPTQDLLSLVPENVARRLNVIPIQKPDSKHIVIAMSDPMDTLAIDEIRMLTQLEVIVQVATISDIQKGLTSFYKMQMCVEEALIDIQRQDDTSEKIDELGSVLTEVTQETPSFFSTDAPVVKLVSSILEQAVKEKASDIHIEPSERNTLVRFRIDGTMFSSFEIPKNLHPPLVSRIKILSNMDISEKRRPQDGRILIKEGEKRIDLRVSTVPSIFGEKIVLRILDQSNENIGMEKLGFEPDLIERLNKVITSPHGIFLITGPTGSGKSTTLYSILEIISTPSVNVITLEDPVEYTIPGITQIQVNEKIDVTFSNTLRSILRQDPDKLMIGEIRDTETAQLAVRVALTGHFILSTLHTNDAPSAIDRLLDMDIPAYLLSSSLRGVLAQRLVRKLCPNCKEKDVVPPKLAEELGIPKDTKIYNPVGCPACRYTAYSGRTVVSELMIVDTTLREMINNNESVDKIREYACKKGMKLLKESALEKVLDGETSIEEMLSITIAD